One genomic segment of Verrucomicrobiota bacterium includes these proteins:
- a CDS encoding aldo/keto reductase has translation MKRNRLGTSGIVVSELCLGTMTFGSSCDETTAHKIMDRAYEAGVDFFDTAEIYPVPPEEKWVHRTEEIVGRWLKDKPRHSLILATKVTGAGHAWFVPPVRNGKTALDRHNIRTAIEGSLRRLQTDFIDLYQIHWPDHDAGYEEILEVMTELIHEGKVRIIGSSNENEWGTMKARAVSEANGFARYQTIQNNYSINNRRFEDALADICRREKIGLLPYSPLAGGVLTGKYNVEELPDGIRFTHYIKRGDERQKGMARRFVNDKSLATTLELKGVAEKEGITLPQLALAWSKQHDFVPSTIFGVNNLEQLEENLKVEGMTLSEDALAEIDKISEKYPYPMG, from the coding sequence ATGAAAAGAAACCGATTAGGAACCAGCGGCATTGTTGTTTCTGAATTGTGCCTCGGAACCATGACCTTCGGTTCGTCCTGCGACGAAACCACGGCACACAAAATCATGGACCGTGCTTACGAAGCCGGTGTCGACTTTTTTGATACAGCCGAAATATACCCCGTACCTCCAGAAGAAAAATGGGTGCATCGAACCGAGGAAATCGTGGGCCGCTGGTTAAAAGACAAGCCGCGCCATTCACTCATACTTGCTACGAAAGTCACCGGAGCCGGGCATGCCTGGTTTGTTCCTCCTGTCCGGAACGGCAAAACCGCACTTGATCGCCATAACATTCGTACCGCCATCGAAGGAAGCCTCCGGCGCTTGCAAACCGACTTCATTGACCTCTATCAAATTCACTGGCCCGATCACGATGCAGGGTACGAAGAAATCCTCGAAGTCATGACCGAACTCATTCACGAGGGTAAGGTCCGCATAATCGGCAGCAGCAACGAAAACGAATGGGGCACCATGAAGGCTCGTGCCGTCTCCGAAGCCAATGGCTTTGCGCGCTATCAAACCATTCAAAACAATTATTCCATCAACAACCGTCGCTTTGAGGACGCCCTCGCCGATATCTGCCGACGGGAAAAAATCGGACTTCTCCCCTATTCTCCACTCGCGGGAGGTGTACTGACAGGTAAATACAATGTGGAAGAACTACCAGACGGCATCCGTTTCACTCACTACATCAAACGCGGAGACGAACGCCAAAAGGGAATGGCCCGACGGTTCGTAAACGACAAAAGCCTGGCCACCACTTTGGAACTCAAAGGTGTCGCCGAAAAAGAAGGTATCACCCTCCCCCAACTCGCCCTAGCCTGGTCGAAGCAACACGACTTCGTGCCATCCACCATTTTCGGAGTTAACAACCTTGAGCAATTGGAGGAGAACCTGAAAGTTGAAGGCATGACCTTAAGCGAAGATGCACTTGCTGAAATCGATAAGATTTCGGAGAAGTACCCCTACCCGATGGGGTAA